The following DNA comes from Apis cerana isolate GH-2021 linkage group LG14, AcerK_1.0, whole genome shotgun sequence.
AGCAGCATGTTCaatacgaattttataaatgaagacTTTCATAATTGATAAGCaatcatcatattattattttttaaagtgttCTGGCTCTTATTATCATTACGTTCGCCAGAACAACTTAACCTTTGATGAAATATGTTTCCACCGAAAGACTTGGAGAAATCAGattatattagtttaaatATCCAAGAAAGTGCAACATTTACGCGAGGATCATCACGTAGTCTTTGGAGGGTAAgtctgtaaaatatttttcctagcaatgtaatcttttttaaaaaattatttctaattaaaaatcttttttttcagcaATGGAATCAATTGTCAAggtttcaaagaaatattctttatttcttagtTATTACAATcatattagttatattttatcttttacctggtgataataaaaatggagTTTTAGATGAAAGTGATTATAATAACATAGAAGTAGTGCAAGATACTCTTAAATATGAAAaggtacaattaatttaatataaataagaagaaatttatatcaaagaagaaacatctttttacattatatagtttctctaaaaagtaattttttaggCAGCAGAAGATATTGTAGTAGATAGTATAAATCAAGAACATAAAGGAGGTGGGGAGGTCATTGAGGAACCTGAATTCCAACCAGAAATAAACCAGGTGGACGATGATCAAATTGGAGAACCACCTCAACCTAAACCAAATACACTTAAATTTAATGGTaacttgtattaaatattatatttttgtaatttaattattaaacttttttatttattaataatgttatatttatttattttaggacCACAGAATAATAGACAAAAAGCTATAGTTGCAGCATTCAAACATTCATGGAATGGATATAAAGAATATGCTTGGggttatgataatataaaaccaATATCAAGAAAGTATTATGAATGGTTTGGCTTAGGTCTCACTATAGTTGATTCTCTTGGTACTATGTATATAATGGGTTTAAATAAtggtattaatttatatttaacatatatttaacatattatttatatataattataaaaatttttttacaaaattaataatattttctattatttttagaatttttagaagcTAAAATGTgggttgaaaaaaatttagtattcTCTTCAAATAGAgatgttaatttatttgaagttaCAATTAGAGTATTAGGAGGTCTATTATCAGCATATCATCTTTCAGGTGATaagattttcttaaataaagcTGTAAGTTTCTcttattcatttgttttattatttcaaaattataattaaattatttaaagaaatttaatttttaaatatttataaatagacaGAATTAGGAGATCGTTTGATGCCAGCGTTTTCTACTTCATCTGGCGTTCCTTATTCCGACGTAAATCTTGGAACTAAAACTGCACATGGTCCTAAATGGGGTCCTGATAGCAGTACAAGTGAAGTTACTTCAATTCAATTAGAATTTCGTGATTTAAGTCGTAGTACAGGAGATCCTAAATTCGAAGTATATATGAACATTTCaatcgtaattattttatttgtatttcataaaaaaaaaaatatacaaattattattcttcaggAAGCAGTAGCGAAAGTATCGGAACATGTAcatcaattagaaaaatatgatggTTTAGTACCAATTTTCATTAATGCTAATACTGGACAATTTAGAGATCATTCAACAATTACACTCGGTGCACGCGGTGATagttattatgaatatttattgaaacaatGGCTTCAAACAGGAAAGACTATTAATTAGTTAGTATTTTTaccatgattattattattattatgatttatttaaatttttttttcttatttgatattttttataaatttatgataatcatttaaatttgcaattgtTTTTAGCTTACGAGATGATTATCTATTAGGTATTGCTGGAACTCAAAAGCATTTGGTAAAACGTAcagcaattaataaatatcttttcataGCAGAACTAGTTGGagtaaacaaagaaataacaccaaaaatggtaaattttaaaataaaaatatttatcgtaatttaatattatatattattgataattattacatatagtaTATTACATATACTTCATAGGATCATCTTACATGTTACTTGGGAGGTACTTTAGCTTTAGGAGTACATCATGGTTTACCATCTAATCATATGGATCTTGCTAATGAAATTGTTAAGACTTGTTATCAAACATATGCAATTCAACCCACGTTCCTTGCTCcagaaattacttattttaatattcaggtaattataataataaataataataataataataataataataataataatagtaataataattaataaagattaaagtatattatatagatatatcatatatttagaatacagATGGAGAAAAATCAATGGATATGTATGTAAAGATGAATGATGCACATAATTTACTCAGACCAGAGTTCattgaaagtattttttatatgtggTATTTTACTGGGAATAAAACTTACCAAGATTGGGGATGGCAAATATTTCAAGTAAGCAATTATACTTTcctataaaacatatatattttttttattatttatatatatttttaatcacacacacacacacatacatatatatatatatataatttataggcttttgaaaattatacgaaagtAGAAAAAGGATACACCAGCATTGGAAACGTgagaattgtttataatacacCACAAAAGGATATGACAGAAAGTTTTTGGTTTGCTGAAACTTTAAAGTATTTGTACTTGTTGTTTGATGATACAAGACAATTAATAGATTTAGATAGATGGGTATTTAATTCTGAAGGACATCCGCTACCTATATACGAATCGTAATTAAATCCGAtcacaaaatttcatatattgcataatttgtataaatttgcaCCTTTAGAGAGTCTTAAATATCTTTCGAGGCCAGTGAATAGATATCATAtgcaaataagaaattaatcgaattaatgtactttaaaatagatttttagattaatgatattctaacaaataattctcaaactacattttcataaaaatatttttcattcattattctataaaaaaaaaaaagcatttattggtaattatttatgctcaatttttttactaattttctaattcaaaagtgtgtatttttaaattcatcattataatctatttcatgataaataatttaaaaatacaaaacatatttaagagatcatatttttaaacagtgtataaaaattgttgattacaatgtttaaaaaagaaatttaaaaaaattattctcttataGTCTGATATTAAatcctcttctttttaattcaagtAGGAACTCTTACAAAATCACTTAATTACAAatcatctatattatttacttataaaaaaaattattacaaaattttgattaaacaagaattttaaaaataatattaatttaagatatcttaaattatctTCAAAGATCCTagtcaaatcaaattttcttttttgttaacaaatgtataatattttatttcttacatatttttatatttaattattttagttcAAATAAATGACTCAAGTAAATGAACATGACATTAAAAAgtgaagattaattatttccaaataacatatatcaattttttaaaatattaagaatattttcttatcttttaaaatttattatagaaatatttctgtaatataaaacatcttatatattacatatatataatataaatatatgtatatataatgatatactgagtactttgaattattcaaaattttaatttattattcctcttataataatttaaatattatttattgcacactttttgtataaaatattaacaaatattaaatgtttacaaaacttttataggtaatattaaaaaaaaaagagcaatcaataaattaaaatacgaaaaaatatatcgtagaAATATCACAAGAACATGtaggtattttatttataaacagttAATGagatagtaataaattatcatcatttaatcaaaatattgtagatctaattcagaattattattaattctgaattattattaaaataattaatctataaaaatagtaaaatttaaattttacttcaaaACATCAATTATATGACagaagtttaaattattcatacacAACATGCATacattttagtttttatagtttttgaaatataatatgtaaattaaattgattttgttggtgattaatttatatatatatagaataattatataagatattctaaagaaaaaatttttttaagaaacataaaatttttaattttaacatctaaaaatataatttatcttaagaagaaataaattatttttatatgcatttGTTCATCTACTatagcaaataaattttcaatattattattattttaaaaaaattaaacattagataaaattattaaaaaataataataaacataaattgcattcttgtaatataaaaatatttgtttggcAACTTCATTCTTTAAATGTATTgtggaattttatattttgtactatcaattatatcatataacttaatatttattctacttTCCAACAAGTGTaattcataaaagaaaatataaataatattagaagtaatgaataattaaattagataaatatgttacattattatatagattattaaattgcactttgtgttattaatttcattatttaaatattttattatatttgcaaaacaatcgataatatcgatacgatattcgtatttttgatttttaaaatactttaatacgaaagtcgaaaaataaaccatatgaatatataaaacattcatttaaaaataaatatattctatttattgaattcaatttcattatatattatgatctttaaaaatcaaaataatttatttaatttatattatgtatcaataaaatgagatataatttgatattatgaaatgcagaatttgaaaatttttaattattgaatttcttatattattttatttttgttaattgtttataaaaataacaaatttatataaatgaatttcgtaaattaattaatatggattttaaaatcatgacAGTGTCTTTAATTTGtacgaattttgaaatatatttacaaaatatatcttttttttttttttactaaagaatttaataattttattatatttattctcaattttaaatgttcaaaatGTAACAACTGcacatatcaaatttatatattgtgtaaattgtaatttttgtacatcttatgtgtaatattttaagattttatgccatttataaatgtaaaatgttattttcaaaaatatttaatctattcaagtattttgttttataatgaatatattttataattttaatatgtaaataaatttacggcACTTAAGCAGtctttaagaataattaacattatgacttttcattcttaattttatgatggaataaaacatatgtatatgtatatatatatgtagtaatattacatgatttttaaaaggaaaaaattgctataaattaaaaatttatttaatattaagctaTTTTTAATgccttatttaaataatatataaatatttagaaactaCTCTatcattatgtaaaaataggaATGCACGAATAAGATTATCATgcggaatttttttataaagttaaattcattgttaataataaattataaccagataatttttgttaaaaacttataagaataacatgtaaaaaaataatttttataaattggaatgaaatttaacagtctatgaaatgataataattactattgttataattatattatataatataatcaattaatttgttatatacagTTTAAATAAGCAatattaagattgatttttttatgtcaaaaatgatgtaaaagtttataaaagatttaaaaatattatatatatatatatatatatcttaactaaaaaatttcaatttcattttcatatactTCATAAATATCGcacaatacaaaaataattattttataaaaatattaaatttttcaattatctcattgaaatttgatcatttttcaaatatgtttttaacatatttcatccattttcatttaataaataaaaatcgaagataagaataagatttttttttaaatacgaagatttaatatttgtttaaaaaattgatcgagcaaaactcgattattaaaattccatttgaATTTGTATCCCATATAATtcaatggaaatatatatcattcaaaTTCTCTTCACACGCATATATACTAAATCGCATGCaacgaatataaatgattattcgaTACGCGAAGAATTCTGGCTGTTAAAGTATTACACACTCGCAGCACTGCtgcgtaaaatatatacaatctaCAACGCAAGAATCATTTTCAGATTGGGCGATTGGCTTGGTTGCCTCCGAGTCGAATCCATTCCTTTCAATTTTCGGTTGTGGTTCGGGAACCGGCAGCACTGCCTGCGTGATTGGCACTGCATTCTCAATCGTCTCGGCATCagtattcaataatttattcgtcaCCGGAATAGTAGGTGTGGTTGGCGTGATTTTACCAGAACAGGCTTCATCTGGTATATCGTAGTCTACCAAAGGTACAGAAGTCTGGAGCGGTGGAGGTGAATCACTGGACATGATGAcactaaaacaaaatttcttttaaatcttttttttttgtttttttttaacaaatattttatttttcatttataataaaaaaatattcaatataattttttttaaataaaattaaaattgatttgcatatttttatttcaatcaagtatatttgtatttatttttcatagtaaAAACATGATTAGTAAAAATGAGAGTGGCatgaaatataagatttatatttatttattccactagttataatcatatattcttTAGATATACGCAgaacttttttcataaaataatttttcatgaaaaattctacgagaaaatttaaaaaacatattaaatttttctgtaaattaaattcagaattattattcctcTGTTAATCTGGTCAACGGGTACTTTGTTATTCAGGCTTGTCACATAGTTGACCTTAGTTTCTTTACTATTCAACTCAAATTACTCTTATTCGTGCTTATCACAAtgcatctttaaaaaattcatcattttcaattcaaagtATATTGAATGCTTATATTTTCTTGACTAAGTTgctctaattattttatatcttttgatttgtcgtaatataattatttataaaagaaatagtaatcaaaatcgtaattttatagtattattcaaatacttatataaagatttagtgtttgatataagaaaaatatagattacaCCTAAgacattttttcattaaacattataaagggtttctgtctttttctcttcctcttcctcttaaGTATTTTGGTAGAAAGTGTAAAGAAGAAGACATACCACCTAGCTTTCATACATGGTTGCATTCTACTCTTTTCTTCTGACGTCAAAGTAGAATAAAAGGATATCTGCTTGGccattttgtaaatatcgCAGATTTCAAGTGATTAGAATCATGCCATCTCATGTGAAAATATGCCTCAAGATTCGTGTTTCGAATTGTTTATCCTTCTCCATCAATACTGCGAATAGAGCGCCACATCTCCCCTCCTGTTTTATTCCAAGTTCACACATCACTGATCACACATTACATTAtccaattttgtataatttttcgattaagtaaaataaaaaaatttaagttttgtttttttgataattaaacatgcaatattttaataacacgaTATCAAAaagtattgataaaaataaagattaaaaatattttacaatatattaaaaatttaaatcagcCATTGATTTTGtaagtattgaaaaattagtttataatcgaatatttttaatttttttatctccaattaaaaaataaaaaacaaaaatcattttcataggTTACatgaattacataattattattttgagaaaaaacgagcaatttctattaaataaattcttgcaGTTAATCAAGACTACTAATATGACAACAGTTTCTATTGATTAAATACATGCATTGtccattgaaatatatttgctcATAATAAAACGGTCAGCTTCAgtttatgtgtttatatataacattatgcgaagtattatttaattaaatataaagtttaaattcaacgattttataatcaaaattgttaaattatttgataattgatataataataaattttcgtttatcaattaaaatttcaataaagaaaagaattatattcaccaataaaataaaataactggTTTATTTTATGctcaatagaatatatattcgcACTTGAAGatttacatgaaaaaagaaatattctacacgtcatgaaataaaaactcGTCATAATGAATTCACACTAGAAATActagaaataatttacattcgaAACGaacattttgttattatataaattacaattatgatatatttatattatatattatatatgtatatataaatgtattgtatattatatatatattatataaaaaattaatcaataaaaatcaaaatcatcgTATCAAATTTTAGTTCTACTTATGATAGTTCGATAATATCGATagttatttcgatattcgaatCACCATTGTTCAGTTACTAGAACaagaattctttataaatataatttctttgttattatataaacatatcaattcaatgattttaattatagttaattaatatagtaattaataattaattaataattaattaatattaaatattaattaataattaattaatatataatataatattcatacaataaatcaaaagtaaaaattaaaaaataaataaaaaaacaatttcattaaaaccAATTATCAAaactagattatttattattaaaaaattctagtaTAAACAAATTGTTCGTTTTAtcgttacaaaaaatttagcaaGTATATCActtcacattttaaaattcatttattcacaATCACGAAAGAAtggaataattaacaattgcaTGTACTATTGCTacagtttatattataaatatttttataaataaattacactataaataatatttttttaaatattaattttttatattaaaatacttggTATACCGCGAAACATGAGCAGTTCGTGCCTCGATCTACGTTGAACTGCTCGATCTAACTCTTAATATATGTTCCCATCCCGCGTGTATACTTTTCACGTGGATACAGGAGCGTATCTTCCTACGAAAATCACCctccttttaaaaaaaaaagataaaaataatttatttttagaaattcaaaaaaaattatgattatataaatgattaaatattaaaaactaaacattaaaaaaatgtataattagtatttaataataatttataaaatatataaattattggaaacgAATTAAACTTacataaacttatataaaaatatttaaatatatatttatattatttttttttaaattaatttttttaatacaataaaagaaacaaatattatatatacatatttacttaatgattttaagatagttttaaaatagTGTGTCTATACGctcttatacaataaaatctataaggTAAAAGGATCTTATTGGAGACAACTTAAAAAGAATGTTCGACGAATGAAAGTTTCATAAAACCACAAGCGGGATTAGTATCACTTTTCAGAAAATTACAtaagcaaaaaatttattattattagaaatataaattatgaatatgaaaaataaattataattttatgaaattatttatgttcagATCTCTAATATCTTTGATAGatctatgataattatattgaaattagtttttttagtaatatgtTTACATAAAAACCATGTTAtacttttttgaagaaaaattactttcacaaattaaaacacattacattttatttagtatcattatatatatctcacagaaaatatataattaaatattcgtttcattctctcacattttcataattatatattaatacttatctATTAATTGCTATTACGAAAGAcgacttattaaattaaaatttctcgttaatttataatcacatatttaaaacttcgattttcaattaaaattaaaattatcacaaatgtaataaaaattattatctttataaaaacaaaatttaagaaattgaatagatatttttatttttaaaataaaaagaaaaaaaagaaaactacataaaaaataaaattaaacattatatatgaatatttcgtataagtttttataataaaaagtgaaaaaatttttaatattttaatcaaattcaatcgaatgagaattaaaaaatcaaaattaatcgagagaggagaaggGTGAGAAAAGAATGCTTAACCTCGAAATCTGCCAAATCGGCTTGTTGAACTTACTCGTAGGATCCACGCTGTagcaatagatttttaaaacgcATAACTTCGTGATTAGtaagataattattgaaacaaattatttcgattgcgCTTGTTTATGTTCACAAATAACCGTACGAAGGATCGAAATTATATAGTATCTCAATTTCAACGAGCGACGAGCATGCAGATACACGAAAGACTGGCAAGAGACAAGCAAAGCATACATACACAGCAAGCGGGGAGCAGGTGAGGTAGAGACAAAACTTGCCGGTAAACGACAAtcacttaataaattaaatattaacaatttacataattcctcaattcgaaattaaatttaaattatacgaaaatttaatattatcattaataaatatctaaaattattattaataaatatctttacatgcaaaatttttgtaaatataatggttttataatatttgactatcgacaattatgaaaaatgtgtgttaattttacttaattattttattaatattattaagtaacAATTATTGGTATTACTAAATCAATCATAAAACATATAtgatttatctaattattatataacggaaatataatagtattattaaattattttgaatgcaTACAATATACACATAACAAGACGCGCATGCGTCACAAAACagattttaatctttcgtaaatatattttgttatattttaagaatttttttttatttttatcaaatctgtattattttctatattatatattatattattatgtaatattattatataatataacataatatataataaatatataataaatatatatatatatatatataatctttttaaaaatatatactaatataatttaatgattgaaaatttaatttattttgatttatttattagtactACTTAAAATATAAGGGATATAAATTGATCCAGACTAATGCacccttctttttttgttacgATATTcctattattcaatatattaagaacCGGATGTATTTTTACTGGCAAACCTTTCTCAACGATTATGAAGTTCCTTATTAACATTggataaacttattaaaaaaaattttttaaattatttaaaaatttaaaagtaaatttaaaaataattatttaatataaaaatataataaattagaacaatttaatttaataaacataatgtttaaaataaaactaattttaaaaataaatttattttaaaaaataatatgtattatataaatttgaacatttctttaattcaaatttaattcagcatataatatcattaatttttttaatctagattttattgaaatgcgGTTTATTTTTgacttattcttttaatatatatataagcgaACCATATAAAACCAGTTTTAAAGCGAGATGGATACAGAATAATACAGAAGATACAGAAgaataaaacttttcaaatcaatagcttttaaaaaaatcataaataaattgaattataatatcttctttttttatttttacaacatatatgtaaataaataatataattcatttaaaaactttcaaaaccgaatatataatttaattttttattttcattaaaaatagattataaatgcttgtatttaaaataccaTTTTCAAAAATGCACTTGGATATTGCTTAGGACATTTCGTTTACTTTCAAAGATGATAGATTAAATTACTTCTTCACCTTCATAGAAGTCACTTGATACCACAAAGCATCAGTCATGAcattaagaaataagaataaataagaacAGAATATCAAACactaattcatataaatatttgcatactcattatcaatattacgatatatatcaataaaaagataaatattttatggtaaatgataaatgatgaaaaacaatcttaatttttccatattttttgattcttaaTAGTGtgctaaaatatataaaagcaaaTAATATAGAAGACAAATAAAAggttcatattatttttttaaatataatttttaatacaatttttaaaacatgtaGATTTACCTTTCAGATGTACAAGGAATTTCTTCCGCATAAACATCAGCACGTGTGGTTATCGTTCCGTTTCTCATCGTACCGTGGTTGTCACATAACAAAAAAGGAAGCGGTGTTGATCCTGAAATTTAGTTGTCGTTGATTCTTCGATTATTTCTGATCACATTTCGCGTGAAGTCATCTTCTTACTTTGTCTTAGATCATGCATATTGTTTCGCGCTATATGTCGATGTTCAAGGTTTTACGCATGCAATtcttattagttttttattttacgatttttaattatcatgtcatttttaaaaatcttttcacttcgattaatctttcatattttatattaattttgtaatattgttataaatatcatattattttattaaatattaagtataacgattttaaagatttttatatagaataagcatatatagatatatataatatatcataatcattatatatcattttaaagcgaaaactttttaacattttaaaaaagtaaaagaattttattattgtgaagattataattaaaatatattttgcttgcactttaaatattaatacactACAATAATACACGATAACTTAACCTCCCCTATCACTTCAGTGGTTCAAGAGCaactaatagtaataaatgttCTGCTCTGCTGTGGAAACTACGCCATCGGTAGAGACGAacagaaatgaaatgaatttaaatatttttaagaaacatttaaatattaataaataaagaggtattaataaataatatgttttttttattttaaaaaacaaatttaatattaaaaattaaaaattaaatttattagaaatttaaaattaaatattaaaaattataattaaaagaagaaaattacagttttataatttattatataaattttaatattgaaaatttattaattttccaaattaataaaataataacaaaattttaaataattaatatgtgatagttatatttatattgtgttaattttaaatagtaaaagactaataattacaatttaatgatatgtttttcattatttaaaagtttaatattgtttataaaattataaaaattattattaaaatagatattaattattgcgcatgcgtggaaaattttataatggtaTCATTCTTTCTTATGATTACGTCGTTTGTGGCATAGAAAACGCTTTCATTTACGGTTTTTGATTggagttaaattttataacttactatttttttatgtttgagtaattattattaatagtagaGCGTCATTAAAAGAAGGgagaaagtaagaaaaaattgaatatgggTCGCTATAGAAGGTAAGccatatatgtatagatatgT
Coding sequences within:
- the LOC108003137 gene encoding uncharacterized protein LOC108003137 isoform X3 — translated: MRFKNLLLQRGSYDVIMSSDSPPPLQTSVPLVDYDIPDEACSGKITPTTPTIPVTNKLLNTDAETIENAVPITQAVLPVPEPQPKIERNGFDSEATKPIAQSENDSCVVDCIYFTQQCCECVIL
- the LOC108003137 gene encoding uncharacterized protein LOC108003137 isoform X2, translated to MAKQISFYSTLTSEEKSRMQPCMKARCVIMSSDSPPPLQTSVPLVDYDIPDEACSGKITPTTPTIPVTNKLLNTDAETIENAVPITQAVLPVPEPQPKIERNGFDSEATKPIAQSENDSCVVDCIYFTQQCCECVIL
- the LOC108003137 gene encoding uncharacterized protein LOC108003137 isoform X1; the encoded protein is MHDLRQRSTPLPFLLCDNHGTMRNGTITTRADVYAEEIPCTSESVIMSSDSPPPLQTSVPLVDYDIPDEACSGKITPTTPTIPVTNKLLNTDAETIENAVPITQAVLPVPEPQPKIERNGFDSEATKPIAQSENDSCVVDCIYFTQQCCECVIL
- the LOC108003139 gene encoding endoplasmic reticulum mannosyl-oligosaccharide 1,2-alpha-mannosidase, which encodes MFPPKDLEKSDYISLNIQESATFTRGSSRSLWRQWNQLSRFQRNILYFLVITIILVIFYLLPGDNKNGVLDESDYNNIEVVQDTLKYEKAAEDIVVDSINQEHKGGGEVIEEPEFQPEINQVDDDQIGEPPQPKPNTLKFNGPQNNRQKAIVAAFKHSWNGYKEYAWGYDNIKPISRKYYEWFGLGLTIVDSLGTMYIMGLNNEFLEAKMWVEKNLVFSSNRDVNLFEVTIRVLGGLLSAYHLSGDKIFLNKATELGDRLMPAFSTSSGVPYSDVNLGTKTAHGPKWGPDSSTSEVTSIQLEFRDLSRSTGDPKFEEAVAKVSEHVHQLEKYDGLVPIFINANTGQFRDHSTITLGARGDSYYEYLLKQWLQTGKTINYLRDDYLLGIAGTQKHLVKRTAINKYLFIAELVGVNKEITPKMDHLTCYLGGTLALGVHHGLPSNHMDLANEIVKTCYQTYAIQPTFLAPEITYFNIQNTDGEKSMDMYVKMNDAHNLLRPEFIESIFYMWYFTGNKTYQDWGWQIFQAFENYTKVEKGYTSIGNVRIVYNTPQKDMTESFWFAETLKYLYLLFDDTRQLIDLDRWVFNSEGHPLPIYES